AGTTTTAAGAGAATTGCTAATTGATCCTTCACTCACTCTAGACTCCATGTAACTACTTCGTTACTTATACCACTAAAGCTAAGAGTCAATAATTAGGTATTTATTGAATTTAGAAATATCAATCagatgttaccaaaaaaaaaaacgtggTGAGCGATGTTCACGGAAACTCAATGCAGATTTGGAGTAGATCAGCTATATCATTTATTGAACCCattgttaaattaggtcttaggcctaactcacaccccaaaagctagctcaaagggaggaggattgcccaagccttataaggagttaTCAGTAAGAAAAGTCCCATTTAAAAGGTTGAATGCTGGAGCTTCGGAATTCTATACAGTACCAAAGGTATACAATATCAGATCTACATGCTACGGAGCTAAATGCAAGTTACACTTTGTACAGCACAAGCACTTCCAACTTCTTAGGACATGATGTTTCTTCTTCATAATATTGATTAAAATCTCACAACCAACACTGCATACTACAACAAATTGAAATGACAAAGTAAAATTCATCTTACACTGCCTAAGCCAGCAGATGTCCTCTGAAGTCCTTCTGCAAGAAATCCCTGTCCACCATATAAATCTAATGAGAATGAATGTCGGCCCAAATGAAAAGAATTGTGTACTTAACAGGAAGCTTAAGCCAACAAACATAGGTGACAAAGTAGCAATCAGGAGCCGACAGTCTGAATCTATAATAGTAAATCAAACCAACAGAGAAAGCAACtctcattttcttaaaattacaTATTCCCCTCTTTATCAGATTTCATTGTAGTGCTAGTCGTTTGTACACTGCTCTTGAGTTTTACATAGTGTTTGCAGTCAAGCTTATTCTGTAACCACCTAAGTCAATCAATTATTTATCTAGGATACAATCATAAACAAGTCCAATACTAACTCACCTATCTTAGCTAAAACGGCTATTGATCAGATAGTGCAAGAAAGATACCTGAAAACAAGTAGCATCAACTATAGCGAAGAGTGTAATAGAGAGCCAAGCATTGAATCCAGAAGGGTAATTCCTACCCCTTGAAGCAGCAAAACCGACCAACATTAACCCAGCTGGAATCAACCTAAATGATGAAACGAAAAAAGGTCCAGTCTTTGGCAAAACCTCCTTCATTGCAACCATAGCTGTACCCCAGAAGAAGAAAGGCGAAATTAGCAAACCCCATTCCAAAATCGTCTGGAGCAACTCCATGGACGACACCCTTTCATCTTGAAACCGTAAATTATAGTCTTTGGGGAATTCCTCAGAAGGGTTCACTACACACTCCACGTCAAGCCCAGTTCCTACACAGTCAAGttctgatgatgatgatggtgGTTTCTGTTCAACCCCGGATTCAGTTTTTGAGCAAACAGTAAACTTTTTGGTGCGGAAATGAAGATTGTTGAACGAAATTGTATTTGGGTATTGTAGAAATTCATCCCTTGTGTGATTAACTGAGTGATGATGGAATAAAGAAGAGGTTTTGCAAAGGGAATTTGTTGGATTTCTAGTGAGTGAAGAGCAGAGAGGAgtggaggaagaagaaaatggaGACCACgccatttttcttcttcctttctctcttttttattattactactaaCAAAAGTAATAATTCAACTTTCGTGTTTTTATAGTTTCCCAGAATGAATGAACAAAAAACCAAAGgaataaaaaatcatgaatctCAAGGAGTGGATTTGACAAAAAGAAGGGACAGCTGAAATAgcattttttctctctctattttgGATGCTCTTCAATTTTACCtcttaaattgattttagtTTCTGCTCTTACCGCATATTTtatgaagaaaattatataagttaaaatctAATTTTGTAAGAGTAGCTTTCTAAGACGACATTTTATAGACATTAATTCAGCTTATCTAATTTGCATAGCAATTAGCAAACCTTTTAGAAAACTTTGTCCTAAGCATAAGTTGTAAGGTAAACTTTcagaaatgactataatttgGTTTAGTTAGAGATCTATAATTATAgtttacttaattataaattaaaattatacatttgGGGGAGGAGAGATGCAAGTGAGAgtaggagagggaggagagaagaAAGAGACGTTAATTACATGTTGTATTCGTTATATCAGGTTATATCACGAAAACAATTGATACAACTGATTTGTATCAAAATGAATACCATTGTATCAAAAACTATTGTATTTAGCTACATATTAGAAGGAGAGAACCGAGCGAAATCGAGAGAGGGAGGAAAGAGGCAAGCAAGATCGAGAGAGGATGAATTAATACATGTTGTATTCATTGTATCACGGATACAATTAATACcgaatacaaatacaattaatacaaaatataaatatagtatatatacaaTTGCTATAAAATACAAATCTCTCACTTATATATGATTGAATGCaattaatacataatatatttgacaaaaaagaTGAATGCATATTGTATTAGTTGTATCAAGTTTTTCACAAATACAATTGACGTATAATACAAATACAGTTGATACATAATACAAATTACAATTGTCATATTATGTAGAATGTTTTTTTGGGTTGCAGTTATTTGGGgtggagagagagagagcagtgtgagaaagagagagagaataCTTGCTATAAAACCATATAAATAGCTACAAATTGTAATTATCTTTATCATAAATACATATCACATATAAACCTTTATTGTGCGATTTTCCCTTTAGTTAAACAAGGTACAAGTTATACCtatagaaaaacattttctattACCTTGCAAATTTTGTTTGCCttggatattttttaaaaataaaaataaaataaaattaaagaccaAATCCAGAAAATGACCCTTTTGTATGGTCCACCAAGGAGCAGGTGCAATTTGTGATGGGCCTGTTTTATTCAGTTCAAAAGGCACAAAAGTAGAGCAGTTTGAAGGATTGAGCTCAGATCCATGAAGTTTTTCAGGTACTTAAGCACTAGAGCAATTCAActtgacttaatttttttttatgaggtTAGTTCGAACTCATGTTAGGTAAGATTTAGGGATAATTACGcaatatcattttcttttttctttagtcCAAACTTCTCCACAAGCTTCACGCTTCGGTGAAAAATATTCacattcaataaaataatatcttttaaGTCAACTTTTTCAGAAAGTATATAAAATTCTTAACTCATGCAATTACCGTCTTTAGTCAGCAAAGTAAATAAGACTAAAGTGCATGGAAATGACTTATGTAACATTAACAACCTTATAGAATTGAAGCAAAGTTAAAGACCAATCAGCTCTTAATTCCCACAAGTGATATATATACCATATCagtacattatatatatatacactacaCAACTATTATTTACACATCATATATACATGTTAATACACCCTGTTTTTCACTAAAAGAAAGTTAGACAATGTACAAATGAAGTTGCATTTTTTTTCGTAGGATTATTCAAACTTATGTCGATTAAATTTCCTAGAAAATAAGTagtttttattgaaaatttctCTATTTGAAACGTAACCTCCCTTGTCTTTTTACCAAAAATCATTTAGACaatgtaaaaaataaagttgCATTTACTATTGGTTttcattataataattattagagCTCGTTGTACTTAAGGAACAGAGAGAACACAAAAGGTTTTAAGCTTTCGCTAGGGTGTTCAAATCGATAAAAgatctattcaaataaaaaatcaaatatttttttttttaatttgattgatttggttttatatttcttaaaatcaataatatttgCTCTGATTcagttttaataatttaataaattcactatattgtttgactttaattttaaacaaatcTCAATTCAAACCAAACTATCAACACCCCTTCTAAGGGCTAACAATCAATTGATGATGATGCTTATTCAACTATATATTTTACGTGTTACTATAATTTAACTAAATATTGAAATGattaaatatagaaaatgaCAAAGTGAGTAGTGAAGATAAATCAAACTGGAATAATTATACTataataactcaattaaatACAAAATAGTATGAACAGAATGATGCATAAACGCATCCCATTATTGTAACAAGCTCAacaggaaaaaaattaatacaatctATCTATATACAATCCTCCACCTTATTGTTgtagacaaaaaataaaatagtggtGGATTATagtaatcaagaaaaataatataatgtacCAATTAAAACCTAAAACGAACCTTACACTTATTATCCCTGATCCGAATAACATTATCCTGAGATAAATTATCCACGTTTAGGCTGCACTTCAACAAGAATTTCCATTTCATTAGCTTCAATTTCCCCAATTTAATCCTCACAGGAACCTTAACTCGAATATTTAATGGAATTTTGCCTTGCTGTTGATCATCACTCAGTAATTGTAACAAATTTGTAGCATTCTGTGTTTGTCCTGTTAAGTGAACGTTGAGTTGCGTAGTATTTCTATGACCTTGATAAAACTTAGGTAATTTCCCTTCGCATAAATTTGTGCCTTTGTACCATACACTCAAATGGCTTCCGTTTTCGTAGTAAATTCCGATTCGTTTGTTGGGATTTCTTGCGGTTATGTTCACGTTAAATGTCGCAGACAAGCTCGTGTCGGTGTTGAGGTTAAATTGGGTAATTCTCATGCTATCGACGGagtattttggtaattttggtTGGAAGACTAGGTAAACTACGGCTGCTGCGATGCCTATGAGTACGATTAGTAGGAAAAATAGGCAACATGACCAACATAGGCATCTTACGCAGCagcctcttttcttttttggtggTTTTAAGGGTGAATATGGGGTTAACGATCTTTTCAATGGTGGTGGTGGTTGCTGACGTTCAGGATCCCCGTTCTCTGAACGGGAAGAGCCACGTGGCACCAACGGAGCTGTGGGTTTGGGTAGCGGGGCTACCTGCGCCGGCTCCGGAACCGAAACCGGATGGATTTTTTGCTGATCAGCCATAAGGGAAAATGTTGTTACAAGAattaataaagagaagaaaatattgtATGAATGTTTCTATTTTGGAccaagatattttttttgtatatataggAGTTTGTAAGGGCTTAGATAGATGTGAAAGTGGCACTAAAATTCAAGTAAATTGAAGCATTATTGTAGGTTATGAAGCTTCCTTACTTTGACTTTCATGTTTGTTGTCTCGTGTttgaataaacaaaaattttcaGTATTTGGGAGTCTCCACCTGCCTTAATGAGTCTTATGTTCCTATCTTGCTTTTGCATaccccttttttcttttctttctacgGGTTCAATATTCATGTTAAAGtctgattaaatttaaattcacatAAAAAAGTTTCATATTAGGATAAAACGCTCCCTAACAAAAGCCAATTCCTTATCAAGAATAATTCGAACTCAAAAACTCTGATTTGCATACTCTTATTTCAATACAACTTGGTACggagtttttaaaaaaaaattaaaatacgtaaaatatattaaaatatcttttaattttgtgattttaaatatatgaaataaaaagttaaatgaataaatttattaaaaaagaaaaaaaaagatttttaaaatggaCTAAAAAATAAGTACTAGTATTTCACAAAAGTTTAGAGTTGAGGAATGccaaattttctttgttgaagaCTTGGGACGCGTTAATGCTTAGGGGTCCGAAAGTGCGGCTTTGGTGAATTCATCAATCATCATCACATGAGAATACacgtaaaataatttttaaagtagattcttctctattttttaaattaataaagtcTACATTTGATATGGAAAATTATCTATTGTGTGAACTTGTACTATTAAATTACAAAACATAACATCATTCAGGATTTTTAGATCATTTTGTGGTAGCGATGTTTGTAAGTTCGTAACCGATAATCAAAGTTGAATCTTCAATATTATActgtttaaatattttagttaaTACCCTTGGAAAAAAATTGTACGATCAGTAGTATCCAGAGTCTTAAAAAACGATGATTTATTTAACatgtaaaaaaacattttccccTCTTTAAGTTTGCTCAACACATAAAAATTAATAGTAGTGAATTTACATGATAATTGGTAAGATGTAATTCAATCCTTATgatattactcttatttagaaatgaGACTTAAGGACTAACACTGCATTAAATTAGTTGTACAACATGCATATGCATAGAATTTTctatattaacttttgactgCATTAAATTAGTTGTACAACGTACAAAAAGAATTGTACATTAACTTTTATAAATGACAATTACAAGGACTAGcattgcaattattattattactcattactTACAATGACtaacattgcaattattattattactcattacttacaaggactaacattgcaattattattattactcattactccttattagaattattattattactcattttaCTCTTTATTAGAGTTGACACTTTAAAGGACGAACACGGCACTACCAAGTTGTACATAAAGCATTTCaaattgtactataaaattaattgtgcCTCATTAATTGTACACGTGTCTTTCTATATATACAACAACCCACATGAAGAATTACTTTTCTGACTTTTTTCCTcagtttctctctatatattcgtttttttttcctttttttctactttccatTCTCCCCTTTTACTCTCTCTTTAGTTAATCTTTGATATTACATTTTTTAtagatctttaaaatattttgaattattaattattgtgacttataatactttgatatttacgtagtttacaaatatataaattccatttttaaaaaattgaagatatcaTGCGCAAATTTtgggtcaaacttaaactatttgattctccaaaaataaaaagtgtcacataaaatggaacagacggaggataactctcaattaaatttatttcaatttttattttccatttttaacataatttttcaagttggatttctagGAATTGTATTGTAGACCCATTTAGATTTTACccttttgttttaaattcaaaacaacCCTAAAAAACAAATGGTGATTACAGAcaacaaaatttcaataataaagaaatttgaACGATAAATTCTTCACTATCAGATGACAAAATttgaaaaccattaaaaagaaaaaaaatgtataaccaTACagagatttaaataaaaatttagaaagCAATGGAAGAAATCAGTGGTaggcaaatcaagaaaataaaatttgccTAAATAGTAGACGTGGTTTGATGAGAAAGAACTATAATATAGGTATTTATACAAAAGTGAAAGATATTGAATAGCCAATCAGATTGGACCAAGTTTATAGATGCGTGGGGActtaacacaattttttaattggTTCACGGTAGCGAAGATCTCTGTTTGTGATAGtgaacaacaataataataaatatatttactgTAGTCTTATAAAGTAGAATATGAAGATGGTAAAGTTCAAAGAGATCTCATCTCTTCTACTttagagataaaaaaaactatttctcATTAACCCTTTTTATCGTTAcgataaaacattaaaaaatactaCTATATTACTCCTTATTAGAAGTGACACTTTAGAGGACGAACACGGCACTACCAAGTTGTACACAAagcattttaaataaaaataagtttacatatttaaatgatgaaaaataataatcttaattagttagtttccatatcttaatatattattatatttaagttCAGATATCCAGTTACTTTTTGGGACAACTTATATTgggaaaacaaaataatataagaaaagaaattcaaaaataaacataaaacagaacaaaaaagagaattaactacgcaaaaaagattcaaaaaaattacacatacaaattcctatttcttttaattttgcttggcttaaacacaaaaatattaaaaagtatatttcacattttaaataaatattacattcaatataataaattctGTAACATAATAGGAGTTATATTTGTACATTCTTACactaataaagaaattaattatagaaaatgaagacaataaaaatagagttattgagacaaatatTCTATTATAAGTAAATAGAAAGCAAAGAAACTaattgtattttcaaaattataaattaacgcaattttgaaataacttgaaaactcttggaaaacaacaaaaattaaaaatataaagactGCAACTTCACTTATTAATAAACAACTTGAAATCtcctcaaaaacaacaaaaatgaaaattttaaagactGCAATTTTacacattaataaataatttatttttaataaaaccaattgtattttcaaaattataaattaacttttcattttcatgttCTATCATTTTTGTTAGTAAAAATTGCTCCACCAAACTATGAAAGTATATGTACGTATTTCTTTAAGTAGCATATCAATATCCATCGACTCATTTCAtacttttatgttttaaaatattatagcccacaaacacaataaactactattatcaacaaaaaagtGAGATATGAATttacattaagaaataaattttttgaagagtgttatcaatataatataatcaaattatctAAGAATTACATAGAGGTCTAAAGAGAAtaatttaaagggaaaagggcctgatatacccctcagCTTTATCaattagagctgatatacccaCCCCTCATTATGGTAAACTTTATTATAGAtgtcccaattttttttcaatacaaaaactaaaaaacaatATAGTGGAAAAAATTTgtgttaaattataatatagccacaaaaaaaattggttttaaaattttctctttaCACTAACGAacgaaagaaaaaattaaaataagaataagaaactcaaaaaatgataatcaaagacttcaaaaaataatttatgtataaaaaagattaaaatataccttgaaattcgctagaaggatcatatatacccctacatgatttttttaaaatttaaaagtcaaaaatataatttaaaactatttttttcacttccgttaaattaagggtatatgtgagccgtttgtataacggtaagggtatatatgagccactatcataacgaggggcatatcagctccaaatgacaaagttgagggttATATCAGACTCTTTTccctaaattaaataattttttaaaaaaaattcaagatttataTCTTCACGaacacaaacaaataatattaaatgtatgatttcaacaaagaaagagttgtaattatattagacatatcaaattattttaccttgtaaaatcaaattatgtaaGAATGTTTAACCATTTTCATTATAGATATATCTCCtataatttgcaaaatataatcaaataagtaaaaaaattatctagcaaaagaagaaaaagataaagaataagGAGAAAATTACATTTAATCATAAGTCCTCCTACACATATAatcatttttgacaaaacataaataatccaaaaggaaataatataatagaaacATTACTTCTTAAGcacctaaaaaaataaagaataatcaATCTATATTAGCTCAAAATCCATTAA
The Solanum stenotomum isolate F172 chromosome 12, ASM1918654v1, whole genome shotgun sequence DNA segment above includes these coding regions:
- the LOC125848152 gene encoding WAT1-related protein At3g02690, chloroplastic — translated: MAWSPFSSSSTPLCSSLTRNPTNSLCKTSSLFHHHSVNHTRDEFLQYPNTISFNNLHFRTKKFTVCSKTESGVEQKPPSSSSELDCVGTGLDVECVVNPSEEFPKDYNLRFQDERVSSMELLQTILEWGLLISPFFFWGTAMVAMKEVLPKTGPFFVSSFRLIPAGLMLVGFAASRGRNYPSGFNAWLSITLFAIVDATCFQGFLAEGLQRTSAGLGSVIIDSQPLTVAVLAALLFGESIGSVGAAGLVLGVIGLLLLEVPALSFDNSNFSLWGSGEWWMFLAAQSMAVGTVMVRWVSKYSDPVMATGWHMVIGGLPLVAISILNHEPVISGSLMELTSNDLLALLYTSIFGSAISYGVYFYNATRGSLTKLSSLTFLTPMFASIFGFLYLDETFTPVQLIGAFVTVAAIYMVNYKSDTK
- the LOC125848154 gene encoding NDR1/HIN1-like protein 6; the protein is MADQQKIHPVSVPEPAQVAPLPKPTAPLVPRGSSRSENGDPERQQPPPPLKRSLTPYSPLKPPKKKRGCCVRCLCWSCCLFFLLIVLIGIAAAVVYLVFQPKLPKYSVDSMRITQFNLNTDTSLSATFNVNITARNPNKRIGIYYENGSHLSVWYKGTNLCEGKLPKFYQGHRNTTQLNVHLTGQTQNATNLLQLLSDDQQQGKIPLNIRVKVPVRIKLGKLKLMKWKFLLKCSLNVDNLSQDNVIRIRDNKCKVRFRF